In Pseudomonas asiatica, the following are encoded in one genomic region:
- a CDS encoding sensor domain-containing diguanylate cyclase — MPHTKHGLRLDLRTLILVLCALTAVVMLCASYFASYRVQRQLLIDHALEANRVYAMKLASITETFIDNALQQLSFSAGVQGRQLGDAVALQAEAERVLSQSMAFNSTFVIDANGVLLAISPAPLRHLVGKHMHSPGVQEALQARRPLVSTPYISAANNLVVALSQPIYDSNGRYLGYVGGSLYLRERNILNSLLGEHFYKDGSYLYVVDRNRRLLYHPDSQRVGTVVEGNALIDQLAGLGNGTRQLTNSLGVEMLAGYATVPSAGWGVVAQQPLTQTVMPLSHLILNVVGTSAPLALVGSMLLWWLAMTIARPLWQLAAGARSMDRAGTAERLHRVPAWYFEAAELKRALLFGLNLLHERIGRLNRDAQTDPLTGLGNRRSLEFSLSLLEAEGRAFAAIVLDVDHFKRVNDCHGHEVGDQVLRRLAELMRRCCREGDLLCRTGGEEFLMLLPGASLDVAAAVAERLRLTVQDTPVEPVGAVTVSLGVAHWDGEAESEPGDAFSEADRALYRAKQEGRNRVVVA, encoded by the coding sequence TTGCCACACACCAAGCACGGACTGCGCCTGGATCTACGCACACTCATTCTGGTGCTTTGCGCCCTTACCGCCGTGGTGATGCTGTGCGCCAGCTATTTCGCCAGCTACCGGGTGCAACGCCAGTTGCTGATCGACCACGCCCTGGAAGCCAACCGGGTGTATGCGATGAAGCTGGCCAGCATTACCGAGACTTTTATCGACAACGCCTTGCAACAGCTGTCGTTCAGCGCGGGCGTGCAAGGCCGCCAGCTGGGTGACGCCGTCGCCCTGCAGGCGGAGGCCGAGCGTGTCCTGAGCCAGAGCATGGCCTTCAATTCCACGTTCGTGATCGATGCAAACGGGGTGCTGCTGGCGATTTCTCCCGCCCCCTTGCGGCACCTGGTCGGCAAGCACATGCATTCTCCCGGTGTCCAGGAAGCGCTACAGGCGCGCCGCCCACTGGTGTCGACGCCCTACATTTCGGCGGCCAACAACCTGGTGGTGGCGCTGTCGCAACCCATTTACGACAGCAACGGCCGCTACCTGGGGTATGTCGGCGGCAGCCTGTACCTGCGTGAACGCAACATTCTCAACAGCCTGCTGGGCGAGCATTTCTACAAGGACGGTTCCTACCTGTACGTGGTCGACCGCAACCGCCGTCTGCTGTACCACCCCGACAGTCAGCGGGTGGGTACGGTGGTTGAGGGCAATGCACTGATCGACCAGCTGGCGGGCCTGGGCAATGGTACCCGGCAATTGACCAACAGCCTCGGCGTGGAAATGCTCGCCGGATACGCCACCGTGCCCAGCGCCGGTTGGGGCGTGGTGGCGCAGCAGCCGCTGACCCAGACGGTGATGCCACTGAGCCATCTGATCCTCAACGTGGTCGGCACCTCCGCGCCGTTGGCACTCGTGGGCAGCATGCTGCTGTGGTGGCTGGCCATGACCATCGCTCGGCCGCTGTGGCAGCTGGCCGCCGGTGCCCGCTCGATGGATCGGGCCGGCACTGCCGAACGCCTGCATCGGGTACCGGCCTGGTATTTCGAGGCGGCCGAGTTGAAGCGCGCGCTGCTCTTCGGGCTGAACCTGCTGCATGAACGTATCGGTCGGCTCAACCGCGACGCCCAGACCGACCCGCTGACCGGCCTGGGCAACCGCCGCAGCCTGGAGTTCAGCCTGTCGCTGCTGGAAGCCGAAGGCCGGGCGTTTGCGGCCATCGTGCTGGATGTCGACCATTTCAAGCGGGTAAACGACTGCCACGGGCACGAGGTGGGTGACCAGGTGTTGCGCCGGTTGGCGGAGCTGATGCGCCGCTGCTGCCGCGAGGGTGACCTGCTGTGCCGCACCGGCGGCGAGGAGTTCCTGATGCTGCTGCCAGGGGCTAGCCTGGACGTTGCGGCAGCGGTGGCCGAGCGGCTGCGGCTTACGGTGCAGGATACGCCGGTGGAGCCGGTGGGCGCGGTGACGGTGTCGCTGGGGGTGGCGCATTGGGATGGCGAGGCCGAGAGCGAACCGGGGGATGCGTTCAGCGAGGCTGACCGGGCGCTTTACCGGGCCAAGCAGGAGGGGCGCAATCGGGTGGTTGTTGCCTGA
- a CDS encoding DUF2059 domain-containing protein, with product MPRLQKLLLPLLLTAALTACDQKPSREEQILAQLPLQDAYTHNIERMAALLGRTHPQLSQATIQGVLRKHLTVEDQRQDLFRLYSEKNFSDAEFATIVEATRDPAKARALEDTEAGKRLSEKLTALMRESARDAKVQALAQQRMQQVEDELDALENAGS from the coding sequence ATGCCTCGCCTCCAGAAGTTGCTGTTGCCCCTGCTGCTGACTGCAGCCCTCACCGCCTGCGACCAGAAACCCTCCCGCGAAGAACAGATCCTGGCCCAGCTGCCGCTGCAGGATGCCTACACGCACAACATCGAGCGCATGGCCGCGCTGCTCGGCCGCACGCACCCGCAGCTGTCGCAGGCGACCATCCAGGGCGTGCTGCGCAAGCACCTGACGGTCGAGGACCAGCGCCAGGACCTGTTCCGCCTGTACAGCGAAAAGAACTTCAGCGATGCCGAGTTCGCCACCATCGTCGAGGCAACCCGGGACCCGGCGAAGGCCCGCGCCCTGGAAGACACCGAGGCCGGCAAACGCCTGAGCGAGAAGCTCACTGCCCTGATGCGCGAATCGGCCCGCGACGCAAAGGTGCAGGCCTTGGCGCAGCAGCGCATGCAACAGGTTGAAGACGAGCTGGACGCGCTGGAAAACGCAGGCTCCTGA
- a CDS encoding OprD family porin: MPRPVALLLASALLAPPALADSAQSQSNGFVEDGRWSLLNRSVFDQRDYKHGGRNSAGRNAYKPRNERSGKAEEWAYGLMGTFRSGFTQGLIGVGVDAHAYLGVQLDSGGGRVGKARLLGVDNEGHPKNEYSRAGAALKLRVSNTVLSYGEQRVKTPVFSSSDSRLLPETATGFFLDSTEFDHLRLVAGHFNENADRNASSHDQGFVVNYSNGRQGNSFDLAGVVWNPGAAFSGSLYTSRYQDSWNQHYLGSTLSHALDERRSLTLDLNLYRTTDTGKALSGRIDNTTWSLVSRYDHGPHGFSLGWQQVDGNTPFDYVTRGAIFIANAVQMSDFNAPNEKSWQARYDLNMGAYGVPGLNLTALYVRGFDIDGSHVDPAGGYAYLGYGKGGKHWERDLEARYVVQSGKAKGTTFSLRHNVHRGNTAQAELDGDQIRLAVEWPLGGGF; the protein is encoded by the coding sequence ATGCCGCGCCCTGTCGCCCTGCTGCTCGCCAGCGCCCTGCTCGCGCCCCCTGCGCTGGCCGACTCCGCCCAGTCGCAAAGCAACGGTTTTGTCGAGGATGGCCGCTGGAGCCTGCTCAACCGCAGCGTATTCGACCAACGCGACTACAAGCATGGCGGGCGCAACAGTGCCGGGCGCAACGCCTACAAGCCACGCAATGAACGTAGCGGCAAGGCCGAGGAATGGGCCTATGGCCTGATGGGCACCTTCCGGTCCGGTTTCACCCAGGGGCTGATCGGTGTCGGGGTCGACGCCCACGCCTACCTGGGCGTGCAACTCGACAGCGGCGGCGGGCGCGTGGGCAAGGCACGCTTGCTCGGGGTGGATAACGAGGGGCACCCGAAGAACGAATACAGCCGTGCCGGCGCGGCATTGAAACTGCGCGTGTCCAATACCGTGCTGTCCTACGGCGAGCAACGGGTCAAGACCCCGGTGTTCAGTTCATCCGATAGCCGCCTGCTACCCGAGACAGCGACCGGGTTCTTCCTTGACAGCACCGAGTTCGACCACCTCAGGCTGGTGGCCGGGCACTTCAACGAAAACGCCGACCGCAATGCTTCCAGCCACGATCAAGGCTTCGTGGTGAACTACTCCAATGGCCGCCAAGGCAACAGCTTCGACCTGGCCGGCGTGGTGTGGAACCCCGGCGCCGCCTTCAGCGGTAGCCTGTACACCTCACGTTACCAGGACAGCTGGAACCAGCATTACCTGGGCAGCACCCTAAGCCATGCCCTGGATGAGCGACGCAGCCTCACCCTCGACCTCAACCTGTACCGCACCACCGACACCGGCAAGGCGCTGTCCGGGCGCATCGACAACACCACCTGGAGCCTTGTCTCGCGTTACGACCATGGGCCGCACGGTTTCAGCCTGGGCTGGCAGCAGGTGGACGGCAACACACCGTTCGACTACGTGACGCGAGGGGCGATCTTCATTGCCAACGCGGTGCAGATGTCGGACTTCAACGCGCCGAACGAAAAGTCGTGGCAGGCGCGCTATGACCTGAACATGGGCGCCTACGGCGTGCCGGGGTTGAACCTGACGGCGTTGTACGTGCGCGGGTTCGATATCGACGGCAGCCATGTCGACCCTGCGGGAGGGTATGCCTACCTGGGGTATGGCAAGGGGGGCAAGCATTGGGAGCGCGACCTGGAGGCACGCTATGTGGTGCAGAGCGGCAAGGCCAAAGGCACCACGTTTTCGCTGCGGCATAACGTGCATCGGGGCAATACGGCACAGGCGGAGCTGGATGGGGACCAGATACGCTTGGCGGTGGAATGGCCGTTGGGGGGTGGGTTCTGA
- a CDS encoding ABC transporter ATP-binding protein has protein sequence MTVMTALQLAPLSCQHLGLQLAGNTVLSDIELSVVAGETLGVVGPNGSGKSSLLKVLAGLRKPGNGSVQLLGEPLARLPRRRVAQALALVEQQADTLDAISVFDAVALGRTPWLSALAPFSGEDRAIVEQALADLDALHLRARLWGSLSGGERQRVHIARALAQRPQVLLLDEPTNHLDIQHQLSLLQQVQALPVTTLVALHDLNQALTCDRVAVLDKGRLVALGKPLEVLTPERLLNTFGVRAHYLIDPFDGAHILRLRAP, from the coding sequence ATGACGGTCATGACGGCGCTACAGCTGGCCCCCTTGAGTTGCCAGCACCTGGGGCTGCAACTGGCCGGCAATACCGTGCTCAGCGATATCGAACTGAGCGTTGTCGCCGGTGAAACCCTGGGCGTCGTCGGCCCCAACGGTTCCGGCAAGTCCTCGCTGCTGAAGGTGCTGGCCGGGCTGCGCAAGCCAGGCAACGGCAGCGTGCAGTTGCTGGGCGAACCGCTGGCACGGTTGCCCCGCCGCCGTGTCGCCCAGGCCTTGGCGCTGGTCGAACAGCAGGCCGACACCCTCGATGCGATCAGCGTGTTCGATGCCGTTGCCCTGGGCCGTACCCCCTGGCTGTCGGCGCTGGCGCCGTTCTCCGGGGAAGACCGCGCGATCGTCGAGCAGGCTCTGGCCGACCTCGACGCTTTGCACCTGCGCGCACGCCTTTGGGGGTCGCTGTCCGGGGGCGAGCGCCAGCGGGTGCACATCGCCCGAGCCCTGGCACAGCGGCCGCAGGTGCTGCTGCTGGACGAGCCGACCAACCACCTGGATATCCAGCACCAGCTGAGCCTGTTGCAACAGGTGCAGGCCCTGCCGGTGACCACCCTGGTGGCCCTGCACGACCTCAATCAGGCGCTCACCTGCGACCGCGTCGCGGTGCTCGACAAAGGCCGCCTGGTCGCCCTCGGCAAACCGCTGGAGGTGCTCACCCCCGAGCGCCTGCTGAACACTTTCGGCGTGCGCGCCCACTACCTCATCGACCCCTTCGACGGCGCGCACATCCTGCGTTTGCGCGCCCCCTGA
- a CDS encoding FecCD family ABC transporter permease has product MMRLLPCIAVALAALLAALLAGTAIGETNLSPGVVGQVLANHLWQAGYPVDPIDAGIVWNYRLPRTLVAAACGAGLATCGVILQALLRNPLAEPYLLGLSAGASTGAVLVGLLGFGSLALSMSGGAFIGALAAFALVLLLARAAGPSSNNAQVILAGIAGSQLFNALTAFLITMSATAEQARGILFWLLGNLSGVRWPSVWLAVPVVLFGLLVCLWHRRALDAFTFGADSAASLGIPVWRTQLLLISCAALVTAVMVSIVGAIGFVGLVIPHALRLLLGPGHSRLLPASALGGALFLIAADILSRILIPGQVIPVGVVTALLGAPVFALILVSRRGRP; this is encoded by the coding sequence ATGATGCGCCTGCTACCCTGCATCGCCGTTGCCCTGGCCGCCCTGTTGGCGGCCCTGCTGGCCGGCACCGCCATCGGCGAAACCAACCTGTCGCCCGGCGTGGTCGGCCAGGTACTGGCCAACCACCTGTGGCAGGCCGGCTACCCGGTCGACCCGATCGACGCCGGCATCGTCTGGAACTACCGCCTGCCCCGCACCCTGGTTGCCGCGGCCTGCGGCGCCGGCCTGGCCACCTGCGGCGTGATCCTCCAGGCACTGTTGCGCAACCCGTTGGCCGAGCCTTACCTGCTGGGCCTGTCTGCCGGCGCCTCGACCGGTGCGGTGCTGGTGGGCCTGCTGGGCTTCGGCAGCCTGGCGTTGAGCATGTCCGGCGGCGCGTTCATCGGTGCCCTGGCAGCGTTCGCTTTGGTACTGTTGCTGGCCCGGGCAGCCGGCCCCAGCAGCAACAATGCCCAGGTGATCCTTGCCGGGATCGCCGGCTCGCAACTGTTCAACGCCCTTACCGCCTTCCTCATCACCATGTCGGCCACCGCCGAGCAGGCGCGCGGCATCCTGTTCTGGCTGCTGGGCAACCTCAGTGGCGTACGTTGGCCTTCGGTGTGGCTGGCCGTGCCAGTTGTACTGTTCGGGCTGTTGGTGTGCCTGTGGCATCGCCGTGCCTTGGATGCCTTCACCTTCGGTGCCGACTCGGCGGCGTCGCTGGGCATCCCGGTGTGGCGTACCCAGTTGCTGCTGATCAGCTGCGCGGCGCTGGTGACCGCGGTGATGGTGTCCATCGTCGGCGCCATCGGTTTTGTCGGGCTGGTGATCCCCCATGCCCTGCGCCTGCTGCTCGGCCCCGGGCACAGCCGCCTGCTGCCCGCCAGCGCACTGGGCGGGGCACTGTTCCTGATTGCCGCCGACATCCTGTCGCGCATCTTGATCCCTGGCCAGGTGATCCCCGTGGGCGTAGTCACAGCGCTGCTCGGCGCACCGGTCTTCGCGCTGATCCTGGTCAGCCGCCGGGGGCGCCCATGA
- a CDS encoding ABC transporter substrate-binding protein — protein sequence MLPRFATLLAGLGLTGLAQAAATHYPLTVDNCGKPQTFAQAPQRAVTIGQASTEMLYALGLGDKLAATSLWFNNVLPEYQVQNAKVPRLADNEPSFEAVVGKRPQLVTVQFEWMVGAQGAVATREQFDELGIPTYLLPSDCEGKDNLVGADGTRLQAFQVDTLYKSVSQLAAIFDVQDRGTALNAELRGRLDSAKAQLADKDLSATSALFWFSSADLHIDPYVAGRQGVADFMLRTLGVRNVVESSEEWPTVGWETLAKANPTWLIIARMDRRRYPADDYQKKLAFLRSDPVTRNMDAVKHDRIIILDADAMQAGIRLFSGLQTLAAAFASGKAAQ from the coding sequence ATGCTGCCCCGTTTTGCCACCCTGCTCGCCGGCCTCGGCCTTACCGGCCTGGCCCAGGCTGCTGCCACCCACTACCCGCTGACGGTCGACAACTGCGGCAAGCCGCAAACCTTCGCCCAGGCGCCGCAACGCGCGGTCACCATTGGCCAGGCCAGTACCGAGATGCTCTACGCGCTGGGGCTGGGCGACAAACTGGCGGCCACCTCGCTGTGGTTCAACAATGTGCTGCCCGAGTACCAGGTACAGAACGCCAAGGTGCCGCGCCTGGCCGACAACGAGCCCAGCTTCGAGGCGGTAGTGGGCAAGCGCCCGCAACTGGTGACGGTGCAGTTCGAATGGATGGTCGGTGCCCAGGGGGCGGTCGCCACCCGCGAACAGTTCGATGAACTGGGCATCCCCACCTACCTGCTGCCATCGGACTGCGAAGGCAAGGACAACCTGGTGGGTGCCGACGGTACTCGCCTGCAGGCGTTTCAGGTCGACACCCTCTACAAGAGCGTCAGCCAGCTGGCGGCAATCTTCGACGTGCAGGACCGTGGCACAGCCCTGAATGCCGAGCTCAGAGGCCGCCTGGACAGTGCCAAGGCGCAACTGGCCGACAAGGACCTGTCCGCCACCTCGGCGCTGTTCTGGTTCTCCAGCGCCGATCTGCACATCGACCCCTATGTGGCGGGCCGTCAGGGGGTCGCCGATTTCATGCTGCGCACCCTTGGCGTGCGCAACGTGGTCGAGTCCAGCGAAGAATGGCCGACCGTAGGCTGGGAAACTCTGGCCAAGGCCAACCCCACCTGGCTGATCATTGCCCGCATGGACCGCCGCCGCTACCCCGCCGACGACTACCAGAAGAAGCTGGCATTCCTGCGTAGCGACCCGGTAACGCGCAACATGGACGCGGTGAAGCACGACCGCATCATCATCCTCGACGCCGACGCCATGCAGGCCGGCATTCGCTTGTTCAGCGGCCTGCAGACGCTGGCCGCCGCCTTCGCCAGCGGCAAAGCAGCCCAGTGA
- a CDS encoding DUF1624 domain-containing protein, which produces MTSASANPTLVTQRLQSIDALRGLVILFMLLDHVRETYFLHRQVSDPMAIDTTEPTLFFSRTLAHLCAPVFVLLTGLSAWLYGEKHQGRGDVSAFLFKRGLFLVVLEFTLVNFAWTFQLPPSVIYLQVIWAIGVSMIALSLLVWLPRAALIAVGAIIIAGHNLLDGLHFGVESALHVPWAILHDRGWLEFSENLRLRTSYPVLPWIGVIALGYGLGPWFARASEAGQRQHRLLLAGLIALLGFVVLRLVNGYGEAPWSVYPTVTQTLMSFFNITKYPPSLLFLALTLGCGLLLLRAFERAGQARWISALAVFGAAPMFFYLLHLYVLKLLYLASVALFGRNHGDYFGFDGIAAVWLGAVLLAVSLYLPVRWFARLKARRRDITWLKYF; this is translated from the coding sequence ATGACAAGCGCCAGCGCCAACCCCACCCTGGTCACCCAGCGCCTGCAGAGCATCGACGCCCTGCGCGGCCTGGTAATCCTGTTCATGCTCCTGGACCACGTTCGTGAAACCTACTTCCTGCACCGCCAGGTCAGTGACCCGATGGCCATTGATACCACCGAGCCCACGCTGTTCTTCAGCCGCACCCTGGCCCACCTGTGCGCGCCGGTGTTCGTCTTGCTGACCGGCCTTTCAGCCTGGCTGTACGGCGAGAAACACCAGGGCCGCGGCGATGTCTCGGCGTTCCTGTTCAAGCGTGGTCTGTTCCTGGTGGTGCTGGAGTTCACCCTGGTCAACTTCGCCTGGACCTTCCAGCTGCCGCCCAGCGTCATCTACCTGCAAGTGATCTGGGCCATCGGCGTGAGCATGATCGCCCTGTCGTTGCTGGTGTGGTTGCCACGTGCCGCCCTGATCGCGGTGGGCGCAATCATCATCGCCGGCCACAACCTGCTCGATGGCCTGCACTTCGGCGTCGAATCCGCCCTGCACGTGCCATGGGCGATCCTGCATGACCGGGGCTGGCTGGAGTTCTCCGAAAACCTGCGCCTGCGCACCTCCTACCCGGTGCTGCCGTGGATCGGGGTCATCGCCCTGGGCTACGGCCTGGGCCCTTGGTTCGCCCGTGCCAGCGAGGCCGGCCAGCGTCAGCATCGCCTGCTGCTGGCCGGGCTGATCGCGCTGCTGGGCTTTGTCGTGCTGCGCCTGGTCAACGGCTACGGCGAGGCGCCGTGGAGCGTTTACCCGACCGTCACGCAAACCCTGATGAGCTTCTTCAACATCACCAAGTACCCGCCATCGCTGCTGTTCCTGGCCCTGACCCTGGGCTGTGGCCTGCTGTTGCTGCGCGCCTTCGAACGCGCCGGCCAGGCCCGCTGGATCAGTGCCCTGGCGGTGTTCGGCGCGGCACCGATGTTCTTCTACCTGCTGCACCTGTATGTGCTGAAGCTGCTGTACCTGGCCAGCGTGGCGCTGTTCGGCCGCAACCATGGTGACTACTTCGGCTTCGATGGCATCGCCGCGGTGTGGCTGGGGGCAGTGCTGCTGGCAGTTTCGCTGTACCTGCCGGTGCGCTGGTTCGCCCGCCTGAAGGCGCGGCGGCGCGACATCACCTGGCTGAAGTACTTCTGA
- a CDS encoding TonB-dependent receptor, whose product MSRIFKLPPLAACLAVSLPALADDLERQPLALPSTAITDTLDSHAIDLATPTQAGSRLGLSALETPASTSSISAEQIQQRNNLTVQDAVSRSAGISYIGSPGDGGTGLSARGFTGHGSVMTLFDGARLYTGAGTQTFPVDPWMVERIDVIRGPASVLYGEGATGAVVNVIPKKPFAGEVRNHLRLGYGSWDRQQLGLDSGGSLGERLSYRLALNQQTGNGWVDRTPSRSLALSAALRFDASDDLSFTLAHDRGDAQPANYYGTPLIDGHYRSSLRKKNYNVQDDVQHYVDEWTRLNTDWTLNDHLSASNQLYYIKSRRHWRNAEEYSWDAGRQQLLRGSYLQIKHNQEQFGDRQAFTLDHRLFGLASKTVVGAEYNKVRFNVDSNAPYNDVGGDYVEPWQPQPGWFHSASPLRPQTLSTTHTFALFAENRLQLSDRLSLVTGVRRDQNHIDQEKLTTDSRSDRSLQGGNWRAGLVFAVSDDLSLYGQYSTSEDGVDNLISLSANQMHYDLTEARQTEVGLKQRFWEGRGEWTLAAYHIVKKKLLVDDPVTHEKQQAGQQTSDGLEATLELALAHQWQVSANAAIVRARYDDFDEMVGGVAQDRAGNRPANVPRRTANLWLSKGFGQRLEAGIGARYVDERYANTANTQSAPGYTVVDADIGWQVLPDVRLGLQLNNLFDREYVQSAFSGQQWLMGMPRSYFATVDYSF is encoded by the coding sequence ATGTCCCGTATTTTCAAGCTTCCCCCCCTGGCGGCCTGCCTGGCCGTTTCCCTGCCGGCCCTGGCCGATGACCTCGAGCGACAACCACTGGCCCTGCCTTCCACGGCCATCACCGACACGCTCGACAGCCACGCCATCGACCTGGCCACACCGACCCAGGCTGGTTCGCGCCTGGGCCTCAGCGCCCTGGAGACACCGGCCAGCACCAGCAGCATCAGCGCCGAGCAGATCCAGCAGCGCAACAACCTCACCGTGCAGGACGCGGTGAGCCGCTCAGCGGGCATCAGCTACATCGGCTCCCCGGGCGACGGCGGCACGGGGCTGTCCGCCCGCGGCTTTACCGGGCACGGCTCGGTGATGACCTTGTTCGACGGCGCACGCCTGTACACCGGTGCCGGCACCCAGACGTTCCCGGTCGACCCGTGGATGGTCGAGCGCATCGATGTCATTCGCGGCCCGGCTTCGGTGCTGTATGGCGAAGGCGCCACCGGGGCGGTGGTCAACGTGATCCCGAAAAAGCCGTTTGCCGGCGAGGTACGCAACCACCTGCGCCTGGGCTACGGTTCGTGGGACCGCCAGCAGCTCGGCCTGGACAGCGGCGGCAGCCTCGGTGAGCGCCTGAGCTACCGCCTGGCCCTGAACCAGCAAACCGGTAACGGTTGGGTCGACCGCACCCCGTCACGCAGCCTGGCGCTGAGCGCCGCGCTGCGCTTCGATGCCAGCGACGACCTCAGCTTCACCCTCGCTCACGACCGTGGCGATGCGCAGCCTGCCAACTACTACGGCACCCCGCTGATCGACGGCCACTACCGCAGCAGCCTGCGCAAGAAGAACTACAACGTGCAGGACGACGTGCAGCACTACGTCGATGAATGGACCCGCCTGAATACCGACTGGACGTTGAACGACCACCTCAGCGCCAGCAACCAGCTTTACTACATCAAGAGCCGCCGTCACTGGCGCAATGCCGAGGAATACAGCTGGGATGCCGGGCGCCAGCAGCTGCTGCGCGGCAGCTATCTGCAGATCAAGCACAACCAGGAACAGTTCGGCGACCGACAGGCCTTCACCCTCGACCACAGGCTGTTTGGCCTGGCCAGCAAGACCGTGGTCGGCGCCGAGTACAACAAGGTCCGCTTCAACGTCGACAGCAACGCGCCCTACAACGATGTGGGCGGTGACTACGTCGAGCCTTGGCAGCCACAACCGGGTTGGTTCCACAGCGCCTCGCCTCTGCGCCCGCAAACGCTCTCTACCACCCACACCTTTGCCCTGTTTGCCGAAAACCGCCTGCAGTTGAGCGATCGCCTGTCGCTGGTCACCGGCGTGCGCCGCGACCAGAACCACATCGACCAGGAAAAACTGACCACCGACAGCCGCAGCGACCGCAGCCTGCAAGGCGGCAACTGGCGTGCCGGGCTGGTGTTCGCGGTCAGCGACGACCTGTCGCTGTATGGCCAGTACTCCACCAGCGAGGATGGGGTCGACAACCTCATCAGCCTCAGCGCCAACCAGATGCACTACGACCTGACCGAGGCCAGGCAGACCGAAGTGGGCCTGAAGCAGCGCTTCTGGGAAGGGCGTGGCGAATGGACATTGGCGGCCTACCACATCGTCAAGAAGAAGCTGCTGGTGGATGACCCGGTCACCCACGAGAAGCAACAGGCTGGCCAGCAGACGTCCGACGGCCTGGAGGCAACCCTGGAACTGGCGCTGGCGCACCAGTGGCAGGTGTCGGCCAACGCGGCGATCGTGCGCGCAAGGTACGACGACTTCGACGAAATGGTCGGCGGTGTGGCGCAGGATCGTGCGGGCAATCGCCCGGCCAATGTCCCGCGGCGTACCGCCAACCTGTGGCTGAGCAAAGGCTTCGGCCAGCGGCTGGAGGCCGGCATTGGCGCGCGTTATGTGGACGAGCGCTATGCCAATACCGCCAACACCCAGAGCGCCCCCGGCTACACCGTGGTCGATGCCGACATCGGCTGGCAGGTGTTGCCGGATGTGCGGCTGGGGTTGCAGTTGAACAACCTGTTCGACCGTGAGTATGTGCAGTCGGCGTTCAGTGGCCAGCAGTGGCTGATGGGGATGCCACGGTCGTACTTTGCGACGGTGGATTACAGCTTCTGA
- the nhaR gene encoding transcriptional activator NhaR: MLNYRQLHYFWAVAKTGSIARASEQLNLTPQTISGQISLFEQTYGLELFQRVGRQLELTETGRQTLIYAEQMFQLGSELEAMLRAGPQEQILFRVGVADVVPKSIVYRLLAPTMELDDVLRINCREDKLERLLADLAIQRLDLVISDSPMPSHLDIKGYSQKLGECGLSFFATPALAQRLEGPFPACLQDAPLLIPGQETVVRSRLLRWLGEQQVQPRIVGEFDDSALMQAFGQSGSGIFVAPSVIAEEVCRQYGVELIGQTEAVHESFYAISVERKVKHPGIVAITEGARRELFHW, translated from the coding sequence ATGCTCAACTATCGGCAGTTGCACTACTTCTGGGCCGTGGCCAAGACCGGCAGCATCGCCCGCGCCAGCGAACAGTTGAACCTGACCCCGCAAACCATCAGCGGTCAGATCAGCCTGTTCGAGCAGACCTATGGCCTGGAGTTGTTCCAGCGCGTGGGGCGCCAGCTGGAACTGACCGAAACCGGGCGCCAGACGCTGATCTATGCCGAGCAGATGTTCCAGCTGGGAAGCGAACTGGAGGCCATGCTGCGGGCCGGCCCGCAGGAGCAGATCCTGTTCCGCGTGGGTGTGGCGGACGTGGTGCCCAAGTCCATCGTCTACCGCCTGCTGGCACCGACCATGGAGCTGGACGACGTGCTGCGTATCAACTGCCGCGAAGACAAGCTCGAACGGCTGCTCGCCGACCTGGCGATCCAGCGCCTGGACCTGGTGATTTCTGACAGCCCCATGCCCAGCCACCTGGACATCAAGGGTTATAGCCAGAAACTGGGCGAGTGTGGGTTGAGCTTCTTCGCCACCCCGGCGCTGGCACAACGCCTGGAAGGCCCCTTCCCCGCCTGCCTGCAGGATGCGCCATTGCTTATCCCCGGGCAGGAAACCGTGGTACGCAGCCGCCTGCTGCGCTGGCTGGGTGAGCAGCAGGTGCAGCCACGAATCGTGGGCGAGTTCGATGACAGTGCCTTGATGCAGGCATTCGGGCAGTCGGGCAGCGGCATCTTCGTCGCGCCCAGCGTGATCGCCGAGGAAGTGTGCCGCCAATATGGCGTGGAGCTTATCGGGCAGACCGAGGCGGTGCACGAGTCGTTCTATGCCATTTCGGTGGAGCGCAAGGTCAAGCACCCGGGGATCGTGGCGATTACCGAGGGGGCACGACGAGAGTTGTTTCACTGGTAG